Genomic segment of Chitinophaga varians:
TTCTCCTCGGGCTTACTTCCAATGAAGGCAGCCAGGACTTCCAGCTGCAACAGGCGGGAGATGAGCTGCTGTTTGAAAAAGTGATAAAAACAGCGATGGAGTGGGGCACCCCGGACAACCTGATGTTTGTGGTGGGCGCTACCCAATCCGCTCAACTGGGCTATATCCGTAAAATGGCACCAGACAACTTTTTCCTGGTGCCGGGCGTAGGCGCCCAGGGAGGCAGCCTGCAGGAAATATCCACACAGGCCATGAACAAAGACTGCGGCCTGCTCGTCAACGTGAGCCGTGGTATTATCTATGCCGGCAACGGTGAAGACTTTGCCACCGATGCCCGTAATGCCGCCCTGCAATACCAGCAGGAAATGGCCACTTACCTCAATCAGACAACTGTCAGCCTCTGATACTGACAATAGCCGTTGGCGTTAGCTTTTGGCCTGCTGTGAAAATTTTTTCCATAAGGCTGAAAGTTAACCGCCACTCAGGCAGTTATTTGAATACACAGTTCTTCTCTGTCCACCACGGAAGCACCTCAAAACGCAACCTCCCCGCACGTACCGCCGGATCTTCCTTCACCAGCTGCTCCGCTTCCAGACTGTCCCTGCAATCCAGTATAAATATTCCCTTCATATCGCCATCATTATCAAAAGGGCCTGCTACCAGCAATTTGCCGGTCTGCGCCAGTTGTTGTATATGCTGCAGGTGGGCGGACTGAATACCGGCGGCTGCTACTGCCGGCTGATCGCGGTGTGGGCCGTTCTTCAAAAAGACCATCCAGTAACGTTTCATGTTCGGGTTGACGCTTGTCTCTTTCCTGGCTTCATGGACAGATGGTGATTGCAAAGTAGCGGGATGAAAAGATACTATCACGATAACCAGAAATCCCAGCAGAAAAATTGCAGGAATAACTTTGCTTGCCATACGGGTATTTTCACCGAAGGTAGACAATCAATGACGAATTGTGAATTAGAATTAAATTAAGAAATGATGATGAATGATTGATTCCTAATGTGTTAGCGAGGCCCGCCATTAGCCGTTACCGTTATAGGCGGCGCGCCACCCGCCGTTCGTAAGTCGTAATTGGTTATATTGGGTTATTAAACATGAACAGATGTCTAAAGATTTATTCCAGTCACCGGATTATTATGCTGTAGATGGTTTGTTGACAGAAGAACACCTGTTAATCCGCGATACAGTAAGGCAGTGGGTAAAGAAAGAGGTTTCGCCCATTATTGAAGATTATTGCCAGCGTGCCGAATTCCCTTCGCAGATTTTAAAAGGGCTTGGCGAACTTGGCTGTTTTGGCCCTACTATC
This window contains:
- a CDS encoding YciI family protein, which translates into the protein MASKVIPAIFLLGFLVIVIVSFHPATLQSPSVHEARKETSVNPNMKRYWMVFLKNGPHRDQPAVAAAGIQSAHLQHIQQLAQTGKLLVAGPFDNDGDMKGIFILDCRDSLEAEQLVKEDPAVRAGRLRFEVLPWWTEKNCVFK